A window from Chryseobacterium vaccae encodes these proteins:
- a CDS encoding methyl-accepting chemotaxis protein, with protein MNIVEIIIALGLISYLIYGIYVLNISKNDYKKVNQNDLDLIPSMFTTIGILGTFGGIAYGLWFFNPEDIEQSIPTLLKGLKTAFFASIFGIALSIIFSKRISFIKNKNEKGVLSDETNAINKLIELITELRNEFSSTDDNGNTIKPGNIFRDIYKESAKQSNALQTFSSDLALTISAGFEQILNNPTEGVVAELKLVKAEIESLGNKLKDPATDMTQNIVKELQESMGKMIEEFKISMSGDTKNEMERLAVLLGQAGGSLTDFPTKLQNMTDNLNENFRGLQEVVQQISKQTLSQSEESTNQMRKQVEDMSEILRSKVGDLQSGQQTLLTEQSKNLQVSENLLSAFNTSIEKMNGLSTEVNGSISKLNQAQTELDKVISVFRNVSQEINTSSSRFGESQNEFSKHSNQFLQNNSNTITEIQKSLETAKTVSADYAQKFEIIEKGLQDIFAKITTGLKDYQATVSGSLETYLGKYTDALTKTAESLAGASSKQEDILEELTEQLSKLNGRRN; from the coding sequence ATGAACATAGTTGAAATAATTATCGCACTAGGCTTGATTTCATATTTAATTTATGGAATATATGTTCTAAATATATCAAAAAATGATTACAAAAAAGTAAACCAAAACGATTTGGATTTAATCCCTTCAATGTTTACCACCATTGGAATTTTAGGAACATTTGGTGGTATTGCTTACGGACTATGGTTTTTTAATCCCGAAGATATTGAACAAAGTATCCCAACATTATTAAAGGGTTTAAAAACAGCTTTTTTTGCATCTATTTTTGGAATTGCACTTTCAATAATTTTCTCGAAACGAATTTCATTTATTAAAAACAAAAATGAAAAAGGAGTTTTAAGTGATGAAACAAACGCCATTAATAAACTAATCGAATTAATAACAGAACTAAGAAACGAGTTTTCTTCTACTGACGATAATGGTAATACGATTAAACCGGGGAACATTTTTCGGGATATTTATAAAGAATCTGCTAAACAATCAAACGCATTACAAACATTCTCCTCCGATTTGGCATTGACTATTTCAGCAGGATTCGAGCAAATTTTGAATAATCCGACAGAAGGTGTTGTTGCCGAATTGAAATTGGTAAAAGCAGAAATTGAAAGTTTAGGTAACAAGCTCAAGGATCCTGCAACAGATATGACGCAAAATATTGTAAAAGAATTGCAGGAATCGATGGGTAAAATGATTGAAGAATTTAAAATTTCAATGAGTGGAGATACTAAGAACGAAATGGAACGTCTAGCAGTATTGCTTGGACAAGCAGGCGGTTCATTGACTGATTTCCCTACCAAGTTGCAAAATATGACGGATAACCTCAATGAAAATTTCAGAGGACTGCAAGAGGTGGTACAGCAAATTTCAAAACAAACACTTTCTCAATCGGAAGAATCTACAAATCAAATGAGAAAGCAAGTTGAGGATATGAGCGAAATTCTGCGAAGCAAAGTTGGAGATTTACAATCAGGACAACAAACACTATTAACCGAACAATCTAAAAATCTTCAAGTTTCAGAAAACCTTTTAAGTGCTTTCAATACAAGTATTGAAAAAATGAACGGACTGTCCACTGAAGTAAACGGAAGTATTTCAAAACTTAATCAAGCTCAAACAGAGTTGGATAAAGTTATTTCCGTATTTAGAAACGTGTCGCAGGAAATCAATACCTCATCAAGCAGATTTGGAGAATCGCAAAATGAATTTTCAAAACATTCTAATCAATTCTTACAAAACAATTCAAATACAATCACTGAAATTCAAAAATCTTTAGAAACAGCAAAAACTGTTTCTGCCGATTACGCACAGAAGTTTGAGATTATTGAAAAAGGATTGCAAGACATTTTTGCAAAAATCACAACAGGTTTAAAAGACTATCAAGCAACCGTAAGCGGAAGCCTTGAAACCTATTTAGGCAAATATACCGATGCTTTAACTAAAACCGCAGAATCACTTGCGGGAGCCTCATCAAAACAAGAAGATATTTTGGAAGAACTAACCGAACAACTTAGCAAACTAAACGGAAGAAGAAATTAA
- a CDS encoding OmpA/MotB family protein, whose protein sequence is MSGTKKESHWIPLADLMTVLMVIFLFMSISYMALVEKRQKEQNKIFKDYEESKVALYNELNEAFKNDFAKWDLKLDNDLSIKFTNPQVLFGTGSSDITSHFQTILTDFLPKYLSVVLQEKYKDKIAEIRIEGHTDTKPIGLSGDPYIDNMKLSQDRGRNVLAFLRTQKCFINLQPTEKERLQYWLTANGLSYGRAVDKNYKISFDTKQPIDNDKSRRVEFRIVTTSEAIINEALKNIDEK, encoded by the coding sequence ATGTCAGGAACAAAGAAAGAAAGCCACTGGATTCCCCTAGCGGATTTAATGACGGTTTTAATGGTCATTTTTTTATTTATGTCTATTTCTTACATGGCTTTGGTAGAAAAGCGTCAGAAAGAACAAAACAAAATCTTTAAAGACTACGAAGAATCAAAAGTTGCTTTATACAATGAATTAAATGAAGCTTTTAAAAATGATTTTGCCAAATGGGATTTAAAGCTTGACAATGATTTATCGATAAAATTTACAAACCCGCAAGTGCTTTTCGGAACAGGAAGCTCCGACATTACTTCTCATTTTCAAACTATTCTTACGGATTTTCTTCCAAAATATCTTTCTGTTGTATTGCAAGAAAAATATAAAGATAAGATTGCTGAAATCAGAATTGAAGGACATACTGATACAAAACCAATCGGACTTTCAGGCGACCCTTATATTGACAATATGAAACTTTCCCAAGACAGAGGAAGAAATGTACTTGCTTTTCTGCGTACCCAAAAATGTTTCATCAACTTACAACCAACAGAAAAAGAAAGATTACAATATTGGCTTACAGCTAATGGACTCTCTTATGGTCGTGCCGTTGATAAAAACTATAAAATCTCCTTCGACACTAAACAACCGATTGATAATGACAAATCGAGAAGGGTTGAATTTAGAATTGTAACAACCAGTGAAGCCATTATAAACGAGGCACTTAAAAATATTGATGAAAAATGA
- a CDS encoding DEAD/DEAH box helicase, translating to MKKYTANYTYTNPNFVIQNLVTNQTNFDLLPILYVVKNILQRGFPTTLSKYLQSELGKIHKRENFEERFLFVTNQTPIWNDTIKGDKDNNYYPAKDFFERIILNEFGEYSFIQSLLIPEIQINEIIGEEDKNFINQQVDFYLPQAKLVIEIDGQQHKLAEVTRVSDSTRDSFLSNKGITTIRIDTRELENGSYVSKVETILNHLERFEKLLFYYKNACVKIEENRMSEEEIKTKLLPTAIIRFQVLLIELLTHKYLTLDQDWNFNILAHEYLPNFVELAIKDLLIWIDNLWQLKNKQELKKPNFNIAITNDKTKFQPTTKAINIDFSLLKRYTDENKISEDVIFVRTDYFDIVKDKNYFRVSTTEPINYNITNEDKTTLEFFLDNIFDKSNFREGQFPIVSNVLNRKDTIGLLPTGGGKSLCYQLPCLLQPSINFVVCPIKSLMDDQNDNLQKMLITNVNYINSNLEADERREIERNFEQGRYLFVWISPEKFQIPTFREKISVIVANFSIAYAVVDEVHCLSEWGHDFRTSYLNLAKTIDKLSPKDENGEGKIKFIGLTATASVNVLKDIKIEFSRQKQRLEDENIKSLLDYSRKELQFEVINDNGNKSQKIREILEDLKDTESFIETTEKAGLVFTPNVNGAYGCYQVSNTLNTVYQNKVGWFSGDIPKRDIIDENTGRKIGTEPVMARDEFNKYKQKIQKDFKENKYQLLVATKAFGMGIDKQNIHYTFHYGLPSSVEALYQEAGRAGRWDKRKKENKNKIGKCFVLYSPETHDEERVQRLFKKETTFAEMKEISDEVKWNGRDIFKQVFLFTQGQNDIEKDLEIILGVITNYFRENSKLRIFWNDAYSKLQINSDTLQKAIYRLSLLGIVSDWTTNFIDHFEVQFKTVDENHIIKSVSDYITKYEPNTDVKMDLEKIPQNSILEKSVWYLLNWTFQNIAFSRKESLRTLAEWCTEFKDSESFKRRIDSYFKFTDTTFILQHITENPNDYLQWFDAFYLNEATKSFDDNGNRIYKKVHIPEIVDPLAKIEEYRKMKDGISRFYESSRGKNEGINFLSGFVHLALNDYENSRGKDLFESALSSIKQTFTEEEQSDFLNRLKILGKHLSEEQQLELCLSITKPYPNLLEELAEYYGLAYLLNDIYAQKLQELKKLNRKLYEQLAEI from the coding sequence ATGAAGAAATACACGGCAAACTACACATATACTAATCCGAATTTTGTAATTCAGAACCTCGTAACAAATCAGACAAACTTTGACTTGTTGCCAATTTTGTATGTTGTAAAAAACATTTTGCAACGTGGTTTTCCGACAACTCTTTCAAAATATCTACAATCCGAATTAGGCAAAATCCATAAACGTGAGAACTTTGAAGAACGTTTTTTGTTTGTGACAAACCAAACACCAATTTGGAACGACACAATAAAAGGCGACAAAGACAATAACTATTACCCAGCAAAAGATTTTTTTGAAAGAATTATTCTAAATGAATTTGGAGAATATTCTTTTATTCAATCGTTGCTCATTCCCGAAATTCAAATCAACGAAATTATTGGCGAAGAAGATAAAAACTTCATCAATCAGCAAGTTGATTTTTATTTACCACAAGCCAAACTTGTGATTGAAATTGATGGACAACAACACAAACTTGCTGAAGTTACCAGAGTTTCTGACAGCACAAGAGATAGCTTTTTATCCAACAAAGGAATTACAACAATACGAATTGACACGAGAGAATTAGAAAATGGTTCTTATGTTTCAAAAGTTGAAACGATCTTAAATCATCTTGAAAGATTTGAGAAACTTCTATTCTACTACAAAAATGCTTGTGTGAAAATAGAAGAAAATCGGATGAGCGAAGAAGAAATTAAAACGAAATTATTGCCTACGGCAATAATCCGTTTTCAAGTCTTGCTCATTGAGTTGCTTACCCACAAGTATTTGACACTTGACCAAGATTGGAATTTCAACATTTTAGCTCATGAATATTTACCCAATTTTGTGGAGCTAGCAATAAAAGATTTACTTATTTGGATTGATAACCTTTGGCAACTCAAAAATAAACAAGAACTCAAAAAGCCAAATTTCAACATTGCAATAACTAACGACAAAACGAAATTTCAGCCAACGACAAAAGCTATAAACATTGACTTTTCGCTATTAAAACGCTACACAGATGAAAACAAAATCAGCGAAGATGTGATTTTTGTCCGCACAGATTATTTTGACATCGTAAAAGATAAAAACTATTTCAGAGTTAGCACAACTGAACCAATTAATTACAACATTACGAACGAAGACAAAACGACTTTAGAGTTTTTTCTTGACAACATTTTCGACAAATCAAATTTTAGAGAAGGGCAATTTCCAATTGTTTCCAATGTATTGAACAGAAAAGATACAATCGGACTTTTACCGACAGGTGGCGGAAAATCTTTGTGTTATCAACTTCCTTGTTTACTTCAGCCAAGTATCAATTTTGTGGTTTGTCCCATCAAATCTTTGATGGATGACCAAAATGACAACTTGCAAAAAATGTTGATTACAAATGTAAATTACATCAACAGTAATTTGGAAGCAGACGAAAGACGAGAAATTGAAAGAAACTTCGAGCAAGGACGATATTTGTTTGTTTGGATTTCGCCCGAGAAATTTCAAATTCCAACATTCAGAGAAAAGATAAGTGTGATTGTTGCTAATTTTTCAATCGCTTACGCAGTTGTAGATGAAGTTCATTGCCTTTCAGAATGGGGACACGATTTCAGAACTTCGTATTTGAATTTAGCCAAAACCATAGACAAGTTAAGCCCGAAAGACGAAAATGGAGAAGGTAAAATCAAATTTATTGGTTTAACTGCAACCGCTTCCGTAAACGTTTTAAAAGATATTAAAATTGAGTTTTCAAGACAGAAGCAACGTTTGGAAGATGAAAATATCAAATCACTTTTAGATTATAGCCGAAAGGAATTGCAATTTGAAGTTATCAACGACAACGGAAATAAAAGTCAAAAAATCAGAGAAATTCTTGAAGATTTAAAAGACACGGAAAGTTTTATTGAAACAACAGAAAAAGCAGGCTTGGTATTTACACCAAACGTAAATGGTGCTTATGGTTGTTATCAGGTTTCAAACACATTAAATACTGTTTATCAAAACAAAGTAGGTTGGTTTTCGGGAGACATTCCAAAACGTGATATTATAGACGAAAATACAGGAAGAAAAATTGGGACAGAGCCGGTAATGGCAAGAGATGAATTCAATAAATACAAGCAAAAAATTCAAAAGGATTTTAAAGAAAATAAATATCAGCTCTTAGTCGCTACCAAAGCTTTCGGAATGGGAATTGACAAACAAAATATTCATTACACTTTCCATTACGGTTTACCAAGTTCGGTTGAAGCTTTGTATCAAGAAGCTGGAAGAGCCGGACGTTGGGACAAACGAAAAAAGGAAAACAAAAATAAAATAGGAAAATGTTTTGTGCTTTATTCGCCCGAAACTCACGATGAAGAACGAGTGCAAAGGTTATTTAAAAAAGAAACAACTTTTGCTGAAATGAAAGAAATAAGTGATGAAGTAAAATGGAACGGAAGAGATATTTTCAAACAAGTTTTTCTTTTTACGCAAGGACAAAACGATATTGAAAAAGACTTGGAAATAATTTTGGGTGTAATCACAAACTATTTCCGAGAAAACTCAAAACTTCGGATATTTTGGAATGACGCTTATTCAAAATTGCAAATCAATAGCGACACTTTACAAAAAGCAATTTATCGTTTAAGTCTTTTAGGAATTGTTTCCGATTGGACAACAAATTTCATTGACCATTTTGAAGTTCAGTTCAAAACTGTTGATGAAAACCATATTATAAAAAGTGTTTCGGATTACATCACAAAGTATGAACCGAACACAGATGTAAAAATGGATTTAGAGAAAATTCCTCAAAATTCAATTTTAGAAAAATCTGTTTGGTATTTGCTGAATTGGACTTTTCAAAATATTGCATTTAGTAGAAAGGAATCATTACGAACACTAGCAGAATGGTGTACTGAATTTAAAGATAGTGAAAGTTTCAAAAGAAGAATTGATAGTTATTTCAAATTCACAGACACAACATTCATTCTTCAACATATTACAGAGAACCCCAATGACTACTTGCAATGGTTTGACGCATTCTACTTAAATGAAGCCACAAAAAGCTTTGATGATAATGGCAATAGAATATATAAGAAAGTACACATTCCTGAAATTGTTGACCCACTAGCAAAAATCGAAGAATATCGAAAGATGAAAGATGGCATAAGTCGTTTTTATGAGAGTAGTAGAGGAAAAAATGAGGGTATAAACTTTCTGTCGGGTTTTGTTCATTTGGCTTTAAATGACTATGAAAATAGCAGAGGCAAAGATTTATTTGAAAGTGCATTATCAAGTATCAAACAAACTTTTACGGAAGAAGAACAAAGCGACTTTCTGAACCGTCTAAAAATTTTAGGAAAACATTTGTCGGAAGAACAACAATTAGAATTATGCCTTTCTATCACAAAACCTTATCCTAATTTATTGGAAGAATTAGCTGAATATTATGGATTAGCATATTTACTCAATGATATATATGCACAGAAATTACAAGAACTAAAAAAACTTAATAGGAAATTATATGAGCAACTTGCAGAAATTTAA
- a CDS encoding helix-turn-helix domain-containing protein, with amino-acid sequence MEKIEFRIAFGKRVEKFRKKLGLSYRELAQKCDVDHSNISKIEKGEVDLRISTIQELSKGLEVHAQELFNFKIDGKS; translated from the coding sequence ATGGAGAAAATTGAATTTCGAATAGCTTTTGGTAAAAGAGTTGAAAAATTTAGAAAAAAATTAGGTTTAAGTTATCGTGAGTTAGCTCAAAAATGCGATGTAGATCATAGTAACATCAGTAAAATCGAGAAAGGAGAAGTTGATTTAAGAATTTCAACAATACAAGAACTATCTAAAGGGTTAGAAGTTCATGCTCAAGAATTATTCAATTTTAAAATAGACGGAAAATCTTGA